In one Neobacillus sp. CF12 genomic region, the following are encoded:
- a CDS encoding AAA family ATPase: MEKEIWKWILETLNDEGIAKIGQSIGAKRPVFRQINPHHKRFKILRPALIQEALHQRNAKILKYFFDEIAEEDGELVSYRGRSIEELLLAAEEEISPSILFSVLMSSEEEEDIEKATEIFRTLRDEDKLEAFENRSEAKVEEVNNPEEETQANQLQEEMKVALQKNVKLDRKIKKLEKNIEELKVKDTVAQNAIKNERKQLKEDKKGLSQDNHSLKKEVDTLKKKVLELTSEKVLQQKQLDKHVNTIKAKEDEISKLHARMLKERTELEKKLASKELETAVANAKVSDKLTFADLLAAEGQVATTIEAPPAKPAASVKKPHDGTEELFMQEFDSVTHELGLVYDKKDLYNFHTAMKSSSLVILAGMSGTGKSKLVQAYGKALGLVDKHQMTFIPVRTAWTDDADLIGYADTLKMVYRPGDSGLINALMSAKENSNKLHIICFDEMNLARVEHYFSQFLSVLENEPGPQRVLQLYNGDLKGKLTNSAQFPPVIPIGDNVIFVGTVNLDESTYHFSDKVLDRANVITLNVLNFGHLRTLSQEKTETTNLKEQGTLSFEAFNILRNQNKEIHMQDHELALLWEVHTELQKVNKNLGAGPRIVRQIDMYLKNLPNSEHFTRAEAFDKQIVQRILTKVRGPEEQLKKFIGTYDLHTENIVNSKLGEILDRYHEVSEFYETRNVLIHKAKELKLNGYTL, translated from the coding sequence ATGGAAAAGGAAATTTGGAAGTGGATTTTGGAAACGCTTAATGATGAAGGAATTGCCAAAATCGGGCAGAGTATAGGTGCTAAAAGACCCGTTTTTCGTCAAATCAATCCCCATCATAAAAGGTTTAAGATATTAAGACCGGCTCTTATTCAGGAAGCACTTCATCAACGGAACGCGAAAATACTTAAGTATTTTTTTGATGAGATAGCTGAAGAGGATGGGGAACTCGTATCCTATCGCGGACGAAGTATAGAGGAACTCCTTCTTGCAGCTGAAGAGGAGATTTCACCGTCTATTCTTTTTAGTGTGCTAATGTCGAGCGAGGAGGAAGAGGACATTGAAAAAGCAACTGAAATCTTCCGCACATTAAGAGATGAAGATAAACTCGAAGCCTTTGAAAATCGATCAGAAGCAAAGGTCGAAGAGGTGAATAATCCGGAAGAGGAAACCCAAGCAAATCAACTTCAAGAAGAAATGAAAGTGGCTTTGCAAAAAAATGTAAAGCTAGATCGGAAGATTAAAAAGCTTGAAAAAAATATTGAAGAGTTAAAAGTGAAAGATACAGTTGCCCAGAACGCGATTAAGAATGAAAGAAAACAACTGAAAGAAGATAAAAAGGGATTATCCCAGGATAATCACTCTCTCAAAAAAGAAGTAGATACTTTAAAGAAAAAGGTTCTTGAACTTACTTCTGAAAAGGTGTTACAGCAGAAGCAGTTGGATAAACATGTAAATACAATAAAAGCAAAGGAAGATGAAATCTCTAAATTACATGCACGGATGCTAAAAGAGAGAACGGAGCTTGAAAAAAAATTAGCTTCTAAAGAACTAGAAACTGCAGTGGCCAATGCTAAGGTTTCTGACAAATTGACGTTTGCTGACTTACTAGCAGCGGAAGGTCAAGTCGCTACTACCATTGAAGCACCACCAGCAAAACCAGCTGCATCTGTAAAGAAACCGCATGATGGTACAGAAGAATTATTTATGCAGGAATTTGATTCTGTCACACATGAACTGGGGCTAGTTTATGATAAAAAGGATCTTTATAATTTCCATACGGCAATGAAATCTTCTTCTCTTGTGATTTTGGCCGGGATGAGTGGAACAGGTAAATCAAAACTTGTTCAAGCATATGGGAAGGCGTTGGGGCTTGTTGACAAACACCAAATGACGTTTATTCCCGTTCGCACTGCATGGACAGATGATGCAGATTTAATTGGCTATGCGGATACACTGAAAATGGTTTACCGTCCTGGTGACTCTGGATTAATCAATGCTTTGATGAGCGCAAAAGAAAATAGTAATAAGCTTCATATTATTTGTTTTGATGAGATGAATCTTGCTAGGGTAGAGCATTACTTTTCCCAATTTCTTTCTGTTCTTGAGAATGAACCGGGACCACAAAGAGTCTTGCAATTATATAATGGCGATCTGAAAGGCAAGCTGACCAATTCAGCGCAGTTTCCACCTGTGATCCCAATCGGAGATAACGTCATCTTTGTGGGTACAGTAAATTTGGATGAATCCACTTACCATTTTTCGGACAAGGTTCTTGATCGTGCCAATGTGATTACCTTAAATGTCTTAAACTTTGGCCATTTGAGAACGTTGTCACAGGAGAAGACCGAAACAACAAACTTGAAGGAGCAGGGAACCCTTTCTTTCGAAGCGTTTAATATCCTACGCAATCAAAACAAAGAGATTCATATGCAAGATCATGAATTGGCATTACTTTGGGAGGTTCATACCGAATTACAAAAGGTGAACAAGAATTTAGGAGCAGGACCAAGAATTGTCCGCCAAATTGACATGTATCTAAAAAACTTGCCAAATAGTGAGCACTTTACTCGAGCGGAGGCATTCGATAAGCAAATTGTTCAACGGATCCTTACAAAAGTAAGAGGACCAGAGGAGCAGTTGAAAAAGTTTATTGGCACTTATGATCTTCACACCGAAAATATCGTCAACAGTAAATTAGGGGAAATTCTAGACCGCTATCATGAGGTTTCAGAGTTTTATGAAACAAGAAATGTATTAATTCATAAGGCGAAAGAGTTGAAATTAAATGGCTATACCCTCTAA
- a CDS encoding DUF2357 domain-containing protein: MAIPSKGFEVIFTQKFGEQDHFINLDSFFTTDQDFLEKREENWIEIKENIGLTLTFKSNRDSAQFFMDGLDTLPGHMLGFDPVEREVYLSPSEDPVTIFDNTKAYYPLIPGLYRILVVYERQRYYCCVKVIPKQIEETQWEVMKQEIEKEVSGLAREVILRKNGLNHTLGGISQGLLKQFIVINNRFPSVMAALSDLYRKVNYRISKDYQLVPKEKARFIDEKTIRHRVSNHERHQLLMTPNSSIHYDLPENQFVKKIILSISKTLTGFMEGIQNTKSSIRNSKDAGMFRTVVEKERTLSELKKLGEVTGKMRGAIQWIKTAPWFESIGIYQSSIIPPVMTSDPRYRALYQLYRDLKNEQLQLEIHQSYSYQWKRTDKLYEIWGYLQFIKTLSGEELGFVPEKGWLYSQTLDESNLLVPTLPANTEVVFRKDDLKVHLLYEALLPSQSKLTKMEEPLYTRGTNNRPDGRLDVYRNEVFIGTIIFDFKYRPRNSVWNNQLIETNQPHEVMRQLVSYGVHLYSPYLFGDGSHPLVSAMSPVQEVWAIYPNRYGTSRSEDFPDHKVSLIELTPGLDNGFFVEKLKGTIDRLVERSKTVMAFLEYSKSSL, encoded by the coding sequence ATGGCTATACCCTCTAAAGGTTTTGAGGTTATTTTTACACAAAAATTTGGGGAGCAAGATCATTTCATCAATTTGGACTCGTTTTTTACGACAGATCAAGATTTTCTCGAGAAAAGAGAAGAGAACTGGATTGAAATCAAAGAAAATATCGGGTTAACTCTTACCTTTAAATCGAATAGGGACAGTGCACAGTTCTTTATGGATGGTCTTGATACACTTCCTGGGCACATGCTTGGCTTTGACCCGGTAGAACGAGAGGTTTACCTGTCGCCATCTGAAGATCCTGTTACCATTTTTGATAATACAAAAGCCTATTATCCGCTGATCCCTGGACTCTATCGGATTCTGGTTGTGTATGAAAGACAACGATATTATTGTTGTGTCAAGGTGATACCTAAGCAGATAGAAGAAACACAGTGGGAAGTCATGAAGCAAGAGATTGAAAAGGAAGTAAGCGGGCTCGCTCGTGAAGTGATTTTACGAAAAAATGGATTAAACCATACATTAGGTGGTATTTCACAAGGGTTGCTTAAACAATTTATCGTCATAAACAATCGATTTCCTTCGGTCATGGCAGCCCTTAGCGATTTATATCGAAAGGTCAACTATCGGATCAGCAAAGATTATCAACTTGTCCCTAAAGAAAAAGCACGTTTTATTGACGAAAAAACCATTCGTCATCGTGTAAGCAATCATGAACGACATCAACTTTTAATGACGCCAAACAGCTCGATACACTATGATTTACCAGAAAATCAATTCGTGAAGAAAATCATCCTTTCCATTTCAAAAACCTTAACTGGTTTTATGGAAGGCATTCAAAATACAAAGAGTAGCATTCGAAATTCGAAGGATGCTGGAATGTTTCGGACCGTGGTAGAAAAAGAGAGAACTCTATCGGAATTAAAAAAACTAGGTGAGGTTACAGGGAAGATGAGAGGAGCGATTCAGTGGATTAAAACTGCTCCGTGGTTTGAGAGTATCGGAATCTATCAATCTTCCATTATACCACCTGTTATGACTAGCGACCCGAGATATCGTGCCCTTTATCAGCTTTATCGGGACCTCAAAAATGAGCAATTGCAACTGGAGATCCATCAATCTTATAGCTATCAGTGGAAAAGGACGGATAAGCTCTATGAAATATGGGGATATCTTCAGTTCATCAAGACACTTTCTGGGGAAGAGTTAGGATTTGTTCCTGAAAAAGGATGGTTGTATAGCCAGACCCTAGACGAAAGCAACCTGTTGGTCCCGACACTTCCAGCCAATACGGAGGTGGTCTTTAGAAAAGATGATCTTAAAGTGCATTTACTTTATGAAGCGCTCCTGCCATCACAAAGTAAACTTACCAAGATGGAGGAACCGTTGTACACAAGAGGAACAAACAACCGCCCCGATGGCCGCCTAGATGTCTATCGGAATGAGGTATTCATTGGGACGATTATTTTTGATTTTAAATATCGTCCAAGAAATTCAGTATGGAACAATCAGTTAATTGAAACAAACCAACCTCATGAAGTGATGAGGCAGCTGGTGAGTTATGGGGTTCATCTCTATTCTCCTTATTTATTTGGAGATGGCAGCCACCCACTCGTGAGTGCGATGAGTCCTGTTCAAGAAGTATGGGCCATCTATCCAAATCGGTATGGAACGTCAAGAAGCGAGGATTTCCCTGATCATAAAGTAAGTTTGATTGAATTGACTCCAGGATTAGATAATGGTTTTTTTGTTGAGAAATTGAAGGGGACGATAGATAGACTGGTGGAGAGAAGTAAGACGGTCATGGCGTTCTTGGAATATAGTAAATCCTCTTTATGA
- a CDS encoding restriction endonuclease, giving the protein MENEESYQEHIERTEMDSFIKKEDTPIPPISGLDLSLSTKWKRNHLTAKKAIIHAGYKCEFDNNHLFFQSSVTELNYVEAHHLIPMEYQGQFKWSQDVEANIISLCPLCHKTVHHAPIETIEPILKNLYHLRKARLQKCGINIDFNKFLTYY; this is encoded by the coding sequence ATGGAAAATGAGGAATCTTATCAAGAACATATTGAGAGAACAGAAATGGATTCCTTCATCAAAAAAGAAGATACACCGATTCCACCAATAAGTGGACTAGATCTATCTCTATCAACGAAGTGGAAGAGAAATCACCTAACTGCCAAAAAAGCAATTATTCATGCGGGATATAAATGTGAATTTGACAATAATCATTTGTTTTTTCAATCATCAGTAACGGAATTAAATTATGTAGAAGCACATCATTTAATTCCAATGGAATATCAAGGACAATTCAAATGGAGTCAAGATGTTGAGGCAAATATTATTTCTTTATGTCCTCTGTGTCATAAAACGGTACACCACGCACCTATAGAGACAATCGAACCTATACTTAAAAATCTATACCATCTTCGAAAAGCTAGACTCCAGAAGTGTGGGATCAATATAGATTTCAATAAATTTTTAACTTACTATTAG
- a CDS encoding SRPBCC domain-containing protein, with translation MSTQIKITHTFNASRDLVFKAFTESEHLKYWWGPKGWTFEVSKSDFRPGGVFHYSQKPADGNVMWVKFVYSEIIAPEKIVYTSFFSDEEGNNVRAPFDANWPMETLNTITFIEDEGKTTLTMIVVPVSPTEEENKTFEDSKEMVLEGHTGTLEQLDEYLTMI, from the coding sequence ATGTCAACTCAAATCAAAATCACTCATACTTTTAATGCTTCACGTGATCTTGTGTTTAAGGCATTCACTGAATCAGAACACCTAAAGTACTGGTGGGGGCCAAAAGGATGGACATTTGAGGTTTCTAAATCAGATTTCCGTCCTGGCGGTGTCTTTCATTACAGCCAGAAACCTGCTGATGGCAACGTAATGTGGGTTAAATTTGTATACAGTGAAATTATAGCACCCGAGAAAATTGTTTACACCAGTTTCTTTTCTGATGAAGAAGGTAACAATGTACGTGCACCCTTTGACGCAAATTGGCCAATGGAAACCCTGAATACCATTACATTCATCGAGGACGAAGGAAAAACAACCCTAACAATGATTGTGGTTCCCGTATCCCCGACTGAGGAAGAGAACAAAACCTTTGAGGATTCAAAAGAGATGGTTCTGGAAGGACATACCGGAACCCTTGAACAATTAGATGAATACCTAACAATGATATAA
- a CDS encoding YolD-like family protein, with protein MEIRDRGKKKWQPVSFMPEGFAMTREMYRDQNRQAKPILDDYQSEEFDQRIAYAMENRYPVKLTVWSDGFTDEITGRVHYCDPITKQFYLETESCDIMQVAFDDVIGVSVVD; from the coding sequence ATGGAAATACGTGATCGCGGCAAAAAGAAATGGCAGCCAGTATCGTTCATGCCGGAGGGCTTTGCAATGACTCGAGAAATGTACCGCGACCAAAATCGGCAGGCTAAGCCGATACTTGATGACTATCAGTCGGAGGAATTCGATCAGCGCATAGCCTACGCAATGGAAAATCGATATCCAGTAAAGTTAACTGTGTGGAGCGATGGGTTTACGGACGAAATCACGGGTAGGGTGCATTACTGCGACCCTATTACGAAGCAGTTTTACCTTGAGACTGAATCATGTGATATCATGCAAGTGGCGTTTGATGATGTAATTGGGGTGAGTGTAGTTGATTGA
- a CDS encoding beta-ketoacyl synthase N-terminal-like domain-containing protein: MDKIVITGFGVKAPGVSNIDQFKEVLEHGICTQEILHGRGNNGSNIVCGVVHEDLDMISGQNYKRYPRAAKLGIAAAEEAYTMANLQNDEFTRVAVIMGTSGGGILEAEKFSNHGNNLKKVPIHYIPVGDPHTISSGITKHLGINGQAYTISTGCTASLDALIMGKLFLEAGYADICIVGGSDALLGDWITYGFLKTGTIAENVEIEQTGVPFSTSHKGFVKSEGSAVVIMERKKDAESRGAKIWGQVDGSASNNEALPMLKSDTSGCLMTSALKDAIGDCIPTYVNSQALGLVQNDMIEYITHSNLFGSTVPITSIKGMTGHMFGAMGAVQVITSLLSMEYGFIPPTIKTSGDGFNDLPIVFETKYQNVESVAITNHGVSGNNTCLFMTKHN; this comes from the coding sequence ATGGACAAAATTGTCATTACAGGTTTTGGAGTTAAAGCACCGGGTGTCAGTAATATAGATCAATTTAAAGAAGTTCTAGAACATGGTATCTGTACACAGGAAATACTCCATGGCCGTGGCAATAATGGCTCTAATATAGTATGTGGAGTAGTTCATGAAGATTTGGATATGATCTCTGGTCAAAATTATAAAAGGTACCCGCGTGCAGCTAAGTTGGGCATTGCAGCAGCAGAGGAGGCTTATACGATGGCCAACTTACAAAATGATGAATTTACACGTGTTGCTGTTATCATGGGTACTTCCGGTGGAGGAATATTAGAAGCTGAAAAATTCTCTAATCATGGTAATAATCTTAAAAAAGTTCCCATTCACTATATTCCTGTAGGTGATCCGCATACAATATCTTCTGGAATCACCAAGCACCTTGGAATAAATGGACAAGCATATACCATCTCTACAGGGTGTACCGCAAGTTTAGATGCGTTAATTATGGGCAAATTATTCTTAGAAGCAGGATATGCAGACATTTGTATTGTTGGCGGCTCTGATGCTCTTCTAGGTGATTGGATTACCTATGGATTTTTAAAGACGGGTACGATTGCCGAAAATGTAGAGATTGAACAGACCGGAGTACCCTTTTCCACGTCTCACAAAGGTTTTGTTAAATCAGAGGGTTCTGCCGTTGTGATCATGGAACGGAAAAAAGATGCAGAATCAAGAGGCGCTAAGATTTGGGGGCAAGTTGATGGGAGTGCTTCTAACAATGAGGCTCTTCCAATGTTAAAGTCAGATACATCAGGCTGCTTAATGACATCTGCATTAAAGGACGCAATCGGTGATTGCATTCCTACTTATGTAAATAGCCAAGCGCTGGGCTTAGTACAGAATGATATGATTGAGTACATTACTCATTCGAATCTTTTTGGATCCACAGTCCCTATTACTTCTATAAAGGGAATGACCGGTCATATGTTTGGAGCAATGGGAGCTGTCCAAGTGATCACCTCGTTATTAAGTATGGAATATGGATTTATTCCACCAACCATTAAAACGAGTGGAGACGGTTTTAATGACTTGCCAATTGTCTTTGAGACGAAGTATCAAAATGTCGAAAGTGTCGCAATCACTAACCATGGGGTTAGCGGCAATAATACTTGTTTATTCATGACAAAACATAATTGA
- a CDS encoding EAL domain-containing protein, translating to MIFLLMISFALFPLAAGITTIYILGKTKLSKRLFIFFIFTSFWQIDVSFLHAREFFPNSVIEFLFQLFRFGSIMLAPTLFSVIYTAIQEKQMVESRMVKYAVNKFTVVTLYIWSTFVYLIGWSHKGIQSFELVKPLGLIKVSFVYPVYGDWAWIFNFHTIMFMIITVISFSISKKLKDSETRTFILYFINIATVGYCIGFLNMIKSYLLLPSSIAVMFLSIGILIPVIRMHQKIVTKMNNALLDQKEFLHKIIDLNPSYIYAKSQDGKYTLTNQAYGLLFGVNSEELIGNEEMNYNPDLDMAMKNVYIDYEVLTTLAEKHIPENEIIDAQGNKRWIQTVKLPIVSSRNKQVLTVATDITQRKINEKRREWEALHDPLTGLPNRRAFHQDLIERMKTAKLNKENVAVIFLDLDRFKIINDTLNHENGDLLLKKVAERLSNADDKRVTDFSVYRLGGDEFTFILYSVTKEETIIFVKRMLNLFKKSFTLGDHELFVTSSLGISMYPMDGDHPDVLIKNADIAMYSSKESGRNSYSFFTEEMNEDYQKKMILEKALRKALHSNEHKLVYQPKIDIESNNIIGMEALVRWESSELGMISPAEFIPLAEETGIILPLGEWVLKSACLQNKIWQDMGYTPIPVSVNISMRQFYEEDFVESVRKILKETNLDARYLDLEITESISMANINSVISTLDELKTMGISISIDDFGTGYSSLSYLKKFPINNLKIDRSFVRDITCNTENRAIVKTIISMANNLNLDVIAEGVETEEELTFLKSNGCMVVQGYLFSPPISGEEFERTFLERHHEPARTYDKKKGRTVF from the coding sequence ATGATCTTTCTATTAATGATTTCTTTTGCATTATTTCCTTTAGCAGCTGGTATAACAACTATCTATATTTTAGGAAAAACGAAATTATCCAAGCGTTTATTTATCTTTTTTATTTTTACCTCGTTTTGGCAAATAGATGTTTCATTTTTACATGCTCGTGAATTTTTTCCTAATAGCGTTATAGAGTTTTTATTTCAGTTATTTCGTTTTGGCTCAATCATGTTGGCTCCAACTTTATTTTCCGTTATCTATACTGCGATTCAAGAAAAACAAATGGTTGAATCTAGAATGGTAAAATATGCAGTCAATAAATTTACGGTCGTCACTCTTTATATATGGTCAACCTTTGTCTACTTGATAGGTTGGAGTCACAAAGGTATTCAGAGCTTTGAGTTAGTAAAACCGCTGGGGTTAATAAAAGTAAGTTTCGTATATCCTGTCTATGGCGATTGGGCATGGATCTTTAACTTTCATACAATTATGTTCATGATTATTACTGTAATTTCCTTTTCAATAAGTAAAAAACTGAAGGATTCTGAAACAAGAACGTTTATCCTTTATTTTATTAACATTGCAACAGTTGGATATTGTATTGGTTTTTTAAATATGATAAAAAGCTATCTGTTATTACCAAGCAGCATCGCTGTTATGTTTTTATCGATTGGGATTCTCATCCCTGTTATTAGAATGCACCAAAAGATTGTTACAAAGATGAATAATGCACTTTTAGATCAAAAAGAATTTCTTCATAAAATCATTGATCTGAATCCCAGTTATATCTATGCAAAAAGTCAGGATGGAAAATATACTTTAACCAATCAAGCTTATGGTTTATTATTTGGGGTGAATTCCGAAGAACTGATCGGAAATGAGGAAATGAATTATAATCCGGATTTGGATATGGCAATGAAGAATGTATATATTGATTATGAGGTATTAACAACCTTAGCAGAAAAGCATATACCGGAAAATGAAATCATCGATGCACAGGGAAATAAAAGGTGGATCCAAACGGTTAAACTGCCAATTGTTTCATCTAGAAATAAACAAGTCCTTACTGTTGCGACGGATATTACACAGCGAAAAATCAATGAAAAAAGGCGAGAGTGGGAAGCACTTCATGATCCTCTCACCGGATTACCGAATCGACGGGCATTTCATCAAGATTTAATCGAAAGAATGAAAACAGCTAAATTGAATAAAGAGAATGTAGCTGTCATATTTCTAGACTTAGATCGTTTTAAAATTATTAACGACACCCTCAATCACGAAAATGGGGATCTTCTCCTAAAGAAGGTAGCAGAACGGTTAAGTAATGCAGATGATAAAAGGGTGACCGATTTTTCAGTATATCGACTGGGCGGGGACGAGTTTACCTTTATTTTATACAGTGTAACGAAGGAAGAGACAATCATTTTTGTAAAAAGAATGTTAAATTTATTTAAGAAATCATTTACACTAGGAGATCATGAACTATTTGTCACTTCCAGTTTGGGAATCAGTATGTATCCAATGGATGGTGATCACCCAGATGTATTAATTAAAAATGCCGATATTGCGATGTATTCTTCCAAAGAATCGGGACGAAATTCTTACTCCTTCTTTACCGAGGAGATGAATGAGGATTATCAGAAAAAAATGATATTAGAAAAAGCTCTTCGAAAAGCATTACATTCTAATGAGCATAAGCTTGTTTATCAACCAAAAATTGATATTGAATCGAACAACATCATTGGTATGGAAGCATTAGTAAGATGGGAGAGTTCTGAATTAGGAATGATTTCACCTGCTGAATTTATTCCATTAGCAGAAGAAACTGGTATCATATTACCGCTGGGTGAATGGGTTCTGAAATCAGCATGTCTTCAAAATAAGATTTGGCAAGATATGGGGTACACTCCTATTCCAGTATCTGTAAATATCTCAATGCGCCAATTTTATGAAGAGGACTTTGTAGAATCTGTTCGGAAGATCTTAAAAGAAACAAATCTTGATGCCCGCTATCTAGATTTAGAAATAACGGAGAGTATTTCGATGGCGAACATCAATTCTGTGATTTCTACGCTTGATGAGTTAAAGACAATGGGGATTTCGATTTCAATAGATGATTTTGGAACAGGATATTCCTCATTAAGTTATCTGAAAAAGTTTCCCATTAATAATCTAAAAATTGACCGTTCTTTTGTAAGAGATATTACATGCAATACTGAAAATCGAGCCATTGTAAAAACGATTATTTCAATGGCCAATAATTTAAATCTTGATGTGATTGCGGAAGGCGTTGAGACGGAAGAGGAGTTAACCTTCCTAAAATCAAATGGCTGTATGGTTGTACAGGGATATCTGTTCAGTCCTCCGATATCGGGTGAAGAATTTGAAAGAACCTTCTTAGAGCGACACCATGAACCTGCAAGAACATACGATAAAAAGAAAGGGCGGACAGTATTTTAA
- the nikA gene encoding nickel ABC transporter substrate-binding protein encodes MFNAINNRNILLTTIFIFLLSTVLLGCTNASDDATTSKDDNGNMLTIAWPRDVGAMNPHVYNPSQLFAQSMVYEPLISYGNGGELKPNLAESWDISSDGKEYTFHLRQDAKFSDGTSFNADIVKKNFDTVLNHMELHSWLGFLSKIASTEVIDEYTFKMTLTEAYYPTIQELAVVRPVRFLGEAGFPADGDTSKGVVEAVGTGPWILEEYKQDEYAIFKRNENYWGELPEVEKIKVKVIPDAETRVLAFEKGELDLIYGEGVISLDAFKQLESTGEYETTISEPVATRQLVINTTREQLSDERVRQALHYGFNKEAMVKGITSGLEEAADNIIPTNLPYTSDIDVKVIDHNVKKAEALLDEAGWTLPKGKSVREKDGQPLEIEMMYDSAESIQKAMAETLQSEWAAIGVKLNIVGVELAVQVQRFKDNEFDINFFSNYGAPYDPHTFINIVAKEGFGFNEAISAYPNKAEILKQIALIPQTTDVAERQQLYTSVLTSLQEQGAILPISYIKKTAIYQKDVTNFNFSANRDENPFTGISIKQ; translated from the coding sequence ATGTTTAATGCAATAAATAATCGGAATATTTTATTAACAACTATCTTTATTTTCCTCTTATCAACAGTATTACTTGGTTGTACAAATGCTAGTGATGATGCTACAACGTCAAAAGACGATAATGGAAATATGCTTACCATCGCATGGCCAAGGGATGTGGGTGCGATGAATCCACATGTTTATAATCCTTCACAATTATTTGCTCAATCGATGGTATATGAACCGTTAATAAGTTACGGGAATGGCGGAGAGCTAAAGCCGAATTTGGCAGAATCATGGGACATATCTTCCGACGGAAAAGAATATACATTTCATCTTCGTCAAGATGCGAAGTTTTCTGATGGAACAAGCTTTAATGCAGATATAGTGAAAAAGAATTTTGATACTGTGTTGAACCATATGGAATTACATAGCTGGTTAGGATTTCTTTCGAAAATAGCTAGTACGGAGGTAATCGACGAATATACGTTTAAAATGACATTAACGGAAGCCTATTATCCAACAATTCAGGAGTTAGCTGTTGTTCGACCAGTTCGTTTCTTGGGTGAAGCTGGATTCCCTGCAGATGGTGATACCTCAAAAGGTGTCGTAGAAGCGGTTGGTACAGGTCCGTGGATTTTGGAAGAGTATAAACAGGATGAATATGCGATTTTCAAACGAAATGAAAATTATTGGGGAGAACTTCCAGAAGTAGAAAAAATAAAAGTGAAAGTCATTCCTGATGCAGAAACGAGAGTACTAGCGTTTGAAAAAGGGGAGTTAGACTTAATTTATGGAGAAGGTGTCATCAGTTTAGATGCTTTCAAACAATTGGAATCCACTGGTGAATATGAAACTACTATTTCTGAACCAGTTGCTACGAGACAGCTTGTTATAAATACAACGAGAGAACAACTTTCAGATGAACGTGTTCGCCAAGCATTACATTATGGATTTAATAAGGAAGCAATGGTAAAAGGAATCACTTCTGGACTAGAAGAAGCAGCAGATAATATTATACCAACAAACTTGCCTTATACTTCAGATATTGATGTGAAGGTCATTGACCATAATGTTAAAAAAGCAGAAGCGTTATTAGACGAAGCGGGTTGGACACTTCCTAAGGGGAAAAGTGTTCGTGAAAAAGATGGACAGCCGCTTGAAATTGAGATGATGTACGATTCAGCAGAATCCATTCAAAAAGCAATGGCAGAAACGCTGCAATCCGAGTGGGCAGCCATTGGTGTAAAATTAAATATTGTTGGAGTAGAGCTTGCGGTTCAAGTTCAAAGATTTAAAGATAATGAATTTGATATTAATTTCTTTAGTAACTATGGTGCTCCATATGACCCGCATACATTTATTAATATTGTGGCAAAAGAAGGCTTTGGATTTAATGAAGCCATTTCAGCTTATCCGAACAAAGCGGAAATACTCAAACAAATTGCACTGATTCCGCAGACAACGGACGTAGCAGAACGTCAACAGCTTTACACATCTGTTTTAACATCACTACAAGAGCAGGGAGCCATTCTTCCTATCTCATATATTAAGAAAACAGCAATTTATCAAAAAGATGTCACGAACTTCAATTTCTCTGCGAATCGTGACGAAAATCCATTCACAGGAATTAGCATTAAGCAGTAA